The Andrena cerasifolii isolate SP2316 chromosome 14, iyAndCera1_principal, whole genome shotgun sequence genome contains a region encoding:
- the LOC143376230 gene encoding complex III assembly factor LYRM7 isoform X3: MGDSLKRQVLQVFKKLHRTRLNTFKDDEHALEVTRNKINEEYRKHQNVTDATAIEELNKFAQEVEHEIRTTVIQAVEKEPGTFALRITPDTTLLDNVPYKDIDEQCPTNSSDVKTTSSEGKRK, encoded by the exons atgggagATAGTCTCAAACGACAG GTACTGcaagtgtttaaaaaattacaccgAACACGACTGAATACTTTCAAGGATGATGAACATGCGTTAGAAg TCACAAGGAACAAGATAAATGAGGAGTACAGAAAACATCAGAATGTCACAGACGCAACAGCTATTGAAGAG TTGAACAAATTTGCACAAGAGGTAGAACATGAAATACGGACGACTGTAATTCAAGCGGTTGAAAAGGAACCTGGGACGTTTG CACTTCGCATTACCCCTGATACAACGTTACTGGACAATGTACCGTACAAGGATATTGACGAACAATGCCCTACTAATAGCTCAGATGTGAAAACAACTTCATCGGAAGGTAAACGAAAGTAG
- the LOC143376213 gene encoding uncharacterized protein LOC143376213, with product MMNEECPNCKQITNTSCSRLVKDSCGHTKCRMCLLYEEQGCKICSNERRGVHVQSIQNYDCQFSTARSPNDISSSETSSKCNEEIVLPLELVINKHTKSKDNNFGHTSIERLSTSEFYYDDKFCKRKEAYKFPTTDIKDNDILNKSHISEAESNNVLLDARGHLNGNVSLESSPYNTTTTGTRSSEIETEFSSKEKLETNRSMKCSDRSHISVIPGTPQKYKCNICKKIFRNKKGKCYHDACVTGVRPYRCNFCDRTFIKRSHFEYHERIHRGYKPFKCNFCEKAFPQKNKLNRHMYSHSKEKQFVCCICKKGYSKRDDLKNHLGVHNCTTPYSCKVCEKTFRILTNLKRHLKTHTNERPHTCDQCNKSFKDKSLLIRHKKTHGKDRPFSCAHCNRVFLSKSELRRHLTVHSDEKPFSCKYCETVFRRKDNLHRHVRHHHPENPSLSDNAVQNTVSDTSTNSTSPKQRNSKQKQKLKKMQKVICNSSPKSSAKVSVVCINSRDQISSRLDSMGNITPVIRTTNELSNAVPVINGPISIKKPEDKTDSKKKTFTYTEPIPLAEAVVINKRIEEKLYPQNASNHNYFFRNCLNCIDKLYPASISQTFRTNSSMKSSAHKATLYENSCSESTSNTQTHFTCHNVEEQVCNKKDIKLNTENDNEQRLANSKEKCAIQNINISDNIGLKQARPFLTTINHEEINTYHD from the exons ATGATGAACGAAGAATGTCCTAATTGTAAACAAATAACAAATACATCATGTTCAAGGCTTGTAAAAGATAGTTGTGGTCATACTAAATGTCGTATGTGTTTATTATACGAAGAGCAAGGTTGCAAAATTTGTAGTAATGAACGCCGTGGCGTGCATGTACAAAGTATTCAGAACTATG ATTGTCAGTTTTCAACAGCAAGAAGTCCAAATGACATTTCTAGCTCAGAAACAAGTAGTAAATGCAACGAAGAAATAGTATTACCCTTGGAACTAGTTATTAATAAACACACTAAATCCAAAGATAATAATTTCGGACATACTTCTATCGAACGTCTCAGTACCTCTGAGTTTTACTATGACGATAAATTTTGCAAGAGAAAAGAAGCTTATAAATTTCCCACAACTGATATTAAGGATAATGATATTTTAAATAAGTCACATATTTCTGAAGCAGAAAGTAACAATGTGCTTTTAGATGCACGTGGACACTTAAACGGTAATGTGTCGTTAGAATCATCGCCTTATAATACGACAACAACAGGAACTCGTAGTTCG GAAATTGAAACAGAGTTTTCGAGTAAGGAAAAGTTAGAAACGAATAGGTCCATGAAATGTTCTGATCGCAGTCATATTTCAGTAATACCAGGAACACCACAGAAATATAAATGCAATATTTGCAAGAAAATCTTTCGAAACAAGAAAGGCAAATGTTACCACGACGCTTGCGTAACAGGCGTGAGACCTTATCGGTGTAATTTTTGTGACAGAACATTTATTAAACGCTCTCACTTTGAATATCATGAAAGAATCCATAGAGGGTACAAAccatttaaatgtaatttttgtgagAAAGCATTTCCTCAAAAGAACAAACTCAATAGGCATATGTACTCGCACAGTA AAGAAAAACAGTTTGTGTGTTGTATATGTAAGAAAGGATATAGCAAACGAGACGATTTGAAAAATCACTTGGGAGTACATAATTGTACAACTCCGTACTCGTGTAAAGTATGCGAAAAGACTTTTAGAATATTAACTAACTTGAAACGTCACTTAAAAACACATACAA ATGAAAGACCACATACATGCGATCAATGTAATAAGAGTTTTAAAGATAAATCTTTGTTAATCCGTCATAAAAAAACACATGGAAAAGATCGTCCATTTTCGTGTGCACACTGTAACCGAGTTTTCCTGTCTAAAAGTGAATTAAGACGTCATTTAACCGTGCATTCAG atgaaaaaCCATTTTCCTGTAAATACTGCGAAACTGTATTTAGAAGAAAAGATAACTTGCATCGTCATGTTAGACATCACCATCCGGAAAATCCATCGCTCAGTGATAACGCAGTACAGAATACTGTATCTGATACTAGTACAAATTCAACAAGTCCTAAGCAAAGAAATTCGAAACAGAAACAAAAGCTAAAAAAGATGCAAAAAGTTATTTGCAACTCGTCGCCAAAAAGTTCAGCGAAAGTATCAGTGGTTTGTATAAATTCCCGTGACCAAATCAGTTCTAGATTAGATTCGATGGGTAATATTACACCTGTTATAAGGACTACCAATGAATTAAGTAATGCAGTTCCTGTTATTAACGGACCAATTAGTATTAAAAAGCCAGAAGATAAGACTGATAGTAAGAAAAAGACATTCACATACACAGAACCAATACCTCTTGCCGAGGCTGTTGTAATAAATAAGCGAATCGAAGAGAAGCTGTATCCACAAAACGCGTCTAATCATAATTATTTCTTCCGTAATTGCTTAAATTGTATAGATAAATTGTATCCTGCTTCTATCAGTCAAACCTTCCGTACAAATTCGAGTATGAAAAGTTCTGCTCATAAAGCAACTCTTTATGAGAATTCCTGCTCAGAATCGACTTCAAATACACAAACACATTTCACATGCCACAATGTAGAAGAACAAGTTTGTAATAAGAAAGATATCAAACTGAATACCGAAAATGATAATGAACAGCGATTAGCTAATTCCAAGGAGAAGTGTGcaattcaaaatataaatattagtgATAATATTGGTTTAAAACAAGCTAGACCATTCTTAACAACTATAAACCATGAAGAGATCAATACATACCACGATTAA